In the Mycoplasma zalophi genome, one interval contains:
- a CDS encoding S66 family peptidase, which produces MNKFMFLKPGDEIRVIAPARSLKLIGEINTDLAIKKLESMGFKVTFGKNVYEVENRLSGSIEKKVEDLHEAFLDKNVKAILTVIGGFNSHQLLPYINWEIIKNNPKIFCGFSDITSLHLAILKHAKFPVFYGPHFSSFAMLKNSEYIEKQFRNMFLSEDKEVQLESSELWSDDLWFIDQENRKLEKNTGWWNIQDGKAKGKILGGNLSTLLLINPTSNFPDVKEDTILAIETVSLYDYDNFERMLVSLIQSPWFKHVKGLMIGRFCLGSNISKEDLVTMLTTKPELKNIPIIANLDFGHSMPLSVIPLGLEAELKINNESEIKIFK; this is translated from the coding sequence ATGAATAAATTTATGTTTTTAAAACCTGGTGATGAAATTAGAGTTATTGCACCTGCAAGGAGTTTAAAATTAATAGGTGAAATAAATACTGATTTAGCTATAAAAAAATTGGAATCTATGGGATTTAAAGTAACTTTTGGTAAAAATGTTTATGAAGTAGAAAATCGCTTATCTGGTTCAATTGAAAAAAAGGTAGAAGATTTACATGAAGCTTTTTTGGATAAAAATGTTAAAGCTATTTTAACAGTTATTGGTGGATTTAATTCACATCAGTTATTACCATATATAAATTGAGAAATTATAAAAAATAATCCTAAGATTTTTTGTGGATTTAGTGATATTACATCGTTACATTTAGCTATTTTAAAACATGCTAAATTTCCTGTATTTTATGGACCACATTTTTCATCATTTGCAATGCTAAAAAACTCAGAATATATTGAAAAACAATTTAGAAATATGTTTTTAAGTGAAGATAAAGAAGTGCAATTAGAATCATCAGAATTATGAAGTGACGATTTATGATTTATTGATCAAGAAAATCGTAAATTAGAAAAAAATACAGGATGATGAAATATTCAAGATGGAAAAGCAAAAGGAAAAATATTAGGTGGTAATTTATCTACACTACTGCTAATAAATCCAACTTCAAATTTTCCAGATGTAAAAGAAGATACTATTTTAGCAATTGAAACAGTTTCACTATATGATTATGATAATTTTGAAAGAATGCTAGTTTCATTAATTCAATCACCGTGATTTAAACATGTAAAGGGGCTAATGATAGGTAGATTTTGTTTAGGTTCAAACATTTCAAAAGAAGATTTAGTTACCATGTTAACAACAAAACCAGAACTAAAAAATATTCCAATAATTGCCAATTTAGATTTTGGTCATTCTATGCCTTTATCTGTAATTCCATTAGGGTTAGAAGCTGAATTAAAAATTAATAATGAATCAGAAATCAAAATTTTTAAATAA
- the leuS gene encoding leucine--tRNA ligase — MYNHKLIEKKWQQNWDETHAFKTTDKSDKKAYILDMFPYPSGSGLHVGHPEGYTATDIISRYKRLNGYDVLHPMGWDAFGLPAEQYALKTGNNPADFTAKNIANFKRQIKSLGFSYDFDKEINTSDPNYYVMTQWIFKELYNHGLAKIEDVDVNWCEALGTVLANEEVVEDENGNKVSERGHYPVVKKPMRQWVLKITNYAEELLEGLKDLDWSDSLKALQTNWIGKSVGTEVSFKVKSKDIYIRTFTTRPDTIFGVSFICVSPEYKKLKKLVTEEHREEVENFVEKAKNLSQIQRNNVNRETSGVFTGSYVLNPLNDELIPIYVGDYLVEGYGTGAVMGVPAHDLRDWKFATKYNLDIKWVIQTEDLTKPYEGDGVHINSEMLNGLKTDEAIKQINEFFETNMIGRVETNYKLRDWIFSRQRYWGEPFPVLFDQEGNISLVDELVQLPETNNIKPSGTGESPLANLSDWLYVEIDGKKYRRDTNTMPQWAGSSWYFLAYILKNTDGTYEKLNSIEAKKRFKKWLPVDLYIGGQEHATLHLLYARFWNNFLFNRGIVPVKEPFFKLVNQGMILGTDGQKMSKSLGNVINPDDIVENYGADTLRIYEMFMGPLTDTKAWNDSGVNGIRKWLDRVYNQFERLQKNKLTDEATKEEESELNKVILEVTNNIEKLKFNIVISKMMIFINYLAQLQQASLETLKTFSILLSPFAPHLAEELLEKLSQENIMNQAWPIYDENKIIVSKVFIGIQVNGKIRGEIGIEDDWTENEIIEKAKEIESVKKYLTNKNIIKVIYKENAIINFICK, encoded by the coding sequence ATGTATAATCACAAATTAATTGAAAAAAAATGACAACAAAACTGAGATGAAACTCACGCATTTAAAACCACTGATAAAAGTGATAAAAAAGCTTATATTTTGGACATGTTTCCATACCCTAGTGGATCTGGTTTACATGTTGGTCACCCTGAAGGATATACTGCCACCGATATCATAAGCCGTTACAAAAGACTAAATGGTTACGATGTTTTACATCCGATGGGTTGAGATGCATTTGGGTTACCAGCTGAACAATATGCATTAAAAACAGGAAACAATCCAGCTGATTTTACAGCCAAAAATATTGCAAACTTTAAACGTCAAATTAAAAGTTTAGGATTTAGTTATGATTTTGATAAAGAAATTAATACATCAGATCCCAATTATTATGTAATGACACAGTGAATTTTTAAAGAACTATACAATCATGGTTTAGCAAAAATTGAAGATGTCGATGTTAATTGATGTGAGGCTTTAGGAACTGTTTTAGCAAATGAAGAAGTTGTAGAAGATGAAAATGGTAATAAAGTTTCTGAACGTGGACATTATCCGGTAGTAAAAAAACCAATGCGTCAATGAGTTTTAAAAATAACAAATTATGCAGAAGAATTACTAGAAGGATTAAAAGATCTTGATTGAAGTGATAGTTTAAAAGCGTTACAAACTAATTGAATAGGTAAAAGCGTAGGAACAGAAGTTTCATTTAAAGTTAAAAGTAAAGATATTTATATAAGAACATTTACAACTAGACCTGACACAATTTTTGGTGTGTCATTTATTTGTGTTAGCCCTGAATACAAAAAATTAAAAAAATTAGTAACAGAAGAACATAGAGAAGAAGTGGAAAATTTTGTAGAAAAAGCTAAAAATCTTTCACAAATTCAAAGAAATAATGTAAACAGAGAAACAAGCGGAGTATTTACAGGAAGCTATGTTTTAAATCCTTTAAATGACGAACTAATTCCTATTTATGTAGGTGATTATTTAGTAGAAGGATATGGTACCGGAGCTGTTATGGGTGTACCTGCTCATGATTTAAGAGATTGAAAATTTGCAACTAAATATAACCTTGATATAAAATGAGTTATTCAAACAGAAGATTTAACTAAACCTTATGAAGGTGATGGAGTTCATATAAATAGTGAAATGTTAAATGGTTTAAAAACCGACGAAGCTATAAAACAAATAAATGAATTTTTTGAAACCAATATGATAGGAAGAGTTGAAACAAACTACAAATTAAGAGATTGAATTTTTAGTCGTCAAAGATATTGAGGTGAACCATTCCCTGTTTTATTTGACCAAGAAGGTAATATTAGTTTAGTTGATGAATTAGTGCAACTTCCTGAAACAAACAACATTAAACCTTCAGGAACTGGAGAAAGTCCACTTGCAAACCTTTCAGATTGATTATATGTAGAAATAGATGGTAAAAAATATCGTCGTGATACAAATACAATGCCACAATGAGCTGGTTCTTCATGATACTTTTTAGCTTACATATTAAAAAATACTGATGGAACATATGAAAAATTAAATAGTATAGAAGCTAAAAAACGTTTTAAAAAATGATTGCCAGTTGATTTATATATTGGTGGACAAGAACACGCAACATTACACTTATTATATGCTCGCTTCTGAAATAATTTTCTTTTCAATCGCGGAATTGTACCTGTTAAAGAACCATTTTTCAAATTAGTAAATCAAGGTATGATTTTAGGAACCGATGGACAAAAAATGTCAAAAAGTCTTGGTAATGTTATTAATCCCGATGATATTGTTGAAAATTATGGAGCAGATACTTTAAGAATCTATGAAATGTTTATGGGTCCATTAACAGATACAAAAGCTTGAAACGATTCAGGTGTTAACGGAATTAGAAAATGATTAGATAGAGTCTATAATCAATTTGAAAGACTTCAAAAAAATAAATTAACTGATGAAGCTACAAAAGAAGAAGAAAGCGAATTAAATAAAGTTATATTAGAAGTTACAAATAATATTGAAAAATTAAAATTTAATATTGTTATTAGTAAAATGATGATATTTATTAATTACTTAGCTCAATTACAACAAGCATCACTTGAAACTTTAAAAACTTTTTCTATACTATTAAGTCCTTTTGCTCCACACTTAGCTGAAGAGTTACTTGAAAAATTATCACAAGAAAATATTATGAACCAAGCATGACCTATTTATGATGAAAATAAAATTATTGTTTCAAAAGTATTTATAGGAATACAAGTTAATGGAAAAATAAGAGGTGAAATCGGTATTGAAGACGATTGAACCGAAAATGAAATTATAGAAAAAGCAAAAGAAATTGAATCAGTTAAAAAATATTTAACAAATAAGAATATAATAAAAGTAATTTACAAAGAAAATGCAATAATAAACTTTATCTGCAAATAA